The genomic segment ccggatcaacatcttccaaattcttaagtattttaaaagtttcattgAGGTCCGCCCTgcgatgcctggtttgcagtgttgttaggtcTGTggcccctcaaccgttcctgataggcgagttgacttagctctggaatgatttttgttgctcggtgttgcactttctccagagcagctatgtccttctgaagatgaggtctccaggcTTGGGTACAGTACTCCAGATAGGGTCGCACCATAGATTTATACAAGTGAATCACTACCTaccttaaagtcaaaggtacgcttgattattgcAAGGGTTTGCCTAGCATTTTTTACTGCAGCTCCTACCTGTTGTGTAACTTTCAGTGAGTGATGGATTTTgactcccagatccttttcttCCTCAGTCTGCTGTAacgtaatgttattaatttggtagttgtagcgtgggttgttatgcccccACATGCAGGGTCTTGCATTTGTCAATATGAGTTTTCCATTAACAAATTATAAGGTTAAATTCATTAACACTTTTTACCTTGAAAGGGAAAGTTCTAGTATTCCGCATATCCAATGGGGACGAAAAATGCAGGTCTGCATTTACACTGGTGCTACACAGTGTGTACGGTACAGCAGCTAAGACCTGTTGCACGTCACTTGAGGTCTGTGTCACATTAGCTCAGGTCTGTGACTGGGTGTCCTAGTGGCATGATGCGTCATCCCAGGCCTGCCTCTCGTCAGGCTCATCTTGGGAGACACGAGGGCCACCTTCCCTGGGCCTGATAAGCCGCCAAGAGGCTGGACAACGCCCGCACCCCCCTCGAGACACTTTTACGCCCTTATCGGTAGCCAGCAGCTACTGGGCAGGAGAAGGGTGCCCCAGGGGATGGTGAGGGACGCGAGGGGACGGTGAGCGACGCGAGAGGATGGTGAGCGACGCgaggggatggtgaggggacgCGAGGGGATGGTGAGCGACGCGAGGAGATGGTGAGCGACGCGAGGAGATGGTGAGCGACGCGAGGGGATGGTGAGCGACGCGAGGGGATGGTGAGCGACGCGAGGGGATGGTGAGGGACGCGAGGGGATGGTGAGGGACCCGAGGGGATGGCGAGGAACGCGAGGGGACGGTGAGGGGATGGTCGTGaggaatttattattattaacatctttattgataaaatttaattacaattttgcctaatctgaggaattcaattaagttttattaaaagtaaggataatgctggtattcactggcacgcaggacagagggtcatacataagacaataggtctaaactgtaggcaaacgtacatatatatcatggttacaatcattgttttaatgtatggatatgtgaaaacaactttctattgtgcactgccacacaagggcagggatgggttcataagaggtgcagcttagaagtaatataaataacaattgttcttcattctttaaaatggacaagcaaattttggataaattgttaggatgtcgtccagaacacctgagtcaatggaatagttacacagttggtggtacaagaggtcaggaggtctaaaatctttacggtttcacattcaacagtaTAGTGttcagtgaatgcattaaaggtttgtcacagagtttacaatctgaatattctggtagtggctcagcctcactaacctgccagatgtgcctatagccaaggcgaactacggcaatgactacatcacattgcctggtccgcccactgtgctgaccatacaaatacctattattacaaaacttgtcataacttttaatactgcagctttcaggtctctgggcgtttcttagttcttctaaatctgaattaatttctttaatttgtatgtttctaataattgcattagatagtccaaagtcataatcagtgttttctttcctgaaagcctcattggccaatcgatctacaaagtcatgttttccaactccaacatgggatggaatccactcaaattatatacaaaagttattatcattggcaaaaattacattccatttaatattacaagctacttcagacataagAGGATGCGAGTGGCGAGAGGAGTGACGTGAAGGGAAGGGGCAGGATGGCCAGCAAGGCTACCTTGGGACTGgagagggtggtagtgtggtagtcaaCAAGAGCACAGTTCtgtaatattaaaatatattctaTTTATATAAACATTCTCTCGGATGATCAttgctttccccccctgataattccctcccctcggATGATCATTATTTACGCAGTTCAACTGCTGCTAGAAGTGATTCAAGAAAGCATTAAGTGGTAATGTTTACCCTGACCACCCGAGGCAGCTTCACTCAAGTGTGACTGGTGGTCACGCAGGACATTACACACACTCCATGTGTTATGATAACAGCAAGAGTCAGTATAGCCAGGGGCGGCGATAACAGTCACCAACTTAAAAGTTCTGGCTTAGACAAGTGGGCCATCGGTGCCCCTCTGAGCAGGAGATAAAGGTAATTAGGCCTTTCGCTTAGAAAAAGATTTCTAGAAAGTTTAAAGGTAATGAGAGTTTAATCTTGTTAATTCTCCAAAGTTATCCTGGTTAGATGGAGAGATTGTAGAGTGGAGCGCTCTATGTGGTGTTGTTTCAGTCTCCCGGAGCTGCTCACTCTTCCAGCCTGTGGGTGGAGCTCTCCAGGAACGCGCCCAGTGTTTTTCCTCTTATTTTTAAGTTCATTGTTTCCCTCTCTTGTCTGTACTCTCTGGAGAGTGGAtgagctcggggggggggggaggtcacctCACACGATCTCCGGGAGTTTAGATATCGTATATCGCTGTCTTTCCTCTTGTAATAACGGGtgtttgtaccttgttaaaattcCGAGTGGATCTGTCAATTGTGTTGGCTATTAATCTATTATGCATTCTGGAAACTCCCCGGATGAtgtttagtttagttcaattattatgcaccccatacccatcttgtgggcggtagtggaaagggttacagaggcaaataatgggctcagggactgaaccccacaattcatttagctaagcaagttacaatctggatgagctagttacaaaattcaatataagtcgtcacatcaacaatgggttcgagaggaTGATGCCACAATAAACGCGGTTGTTAATACATGACGAAATCGACGACGTTTCGACCGTAAAATTCGTCTAGTTTTTGGTTTATCTATTTTCTCTTGTGTGTTGATATGTGTATAGTCTTATCACTGAAAATGTGTTCACCTCTGGAATATGTAAACACCGTCAGGTATCACCTCAGGAGCGACACATAAactgtgtagaggaggaggaggaggtcgagcgcCGCTGGTGTTTGACCCGCTCACAGGCTAAGGTCAAAGGTCACGTGTCCAGCCGCCGGCGAGtagaatattctctgaaaatttcCAAGTTAAACTTCCTGAATAACTCGTGCAAGCTGGTTCCTGCCGGGAGAcacagccgctgtgtccctctcgTCCTGTGGATGCGAGTGAGGCTGTGTGACAGACACAATaactatagggagccggtcggccgagcggacaacacgctgtacacgtgatcctgtggtccctggttcgatcccgggcgccggcgagaaacaatgggcagagtttctttcaccctatgcccctgttacctagcagtaaaataggtacctgggagttagtcagctgtcacgggctgcctcatgagggtggaggcctggtcgagggccgggtcgcagggacactaaaagccccgaaatcatctcaagataacctcaataagaTAACTCCCACTCCTGCACTTTACCACATTTGTGCAGATCTGGAATAACAAAGCAATGTTTTTAATCAAACAGCCTCAAGGTTCTTGTTGTACGATAATACTGTTTACTGAAGACAATCTATGTTGCTCCAATCTCAAAAATGATAACTACTCAGTTATTGATGTTTTGGTGGTTACCCTGGCGGACcacgttcgaatccttcaggggtcatAAGAGTTTAcaattatgtgtatatatatatatatgtatatatatatatatatatatatatatatatatatatatatatatatatatatatatatatatatatatatatatatatatgtcgtacctagtagccagaacgcacttctctgcctactatgcaagacccgatttgcctaataagccaagtttttatgaatttattatttttcggcgacctaacctacctaaccaagcctaacctaactttttcggctacctaacctaacctaacctataaagataggttaggttacgttaggtagggttggttaggttcggtcatatatctacgttaattttaactccaataaaacagaattgacctcatacataatgaaatgggtagctttatcatttcatgagaaaaaaattagagaaaatatataaattcaggaaaatttggcttattaggcaaatcgggccttgcatagtaggctgagaagtgcgttctggctactaggtacgacatatatatatatatatatatatatatatatatatatatatatatatatatatatatatatatatatatatatatatatatatatatatataatgctaaaCACATGTTTTGATGGCAGAATTGCAGTCTGGTGACTTCCTAACACTTAAATGGCACCTGTTGCCCTggtcgacccgggcaccgccggaccCCATGTAGTACATAATATGTACAACAGTCATTTGTTGCACACAAAATGAACTCGTTAACAATAATGGTAAACGTCAAGCCGCTAACGAAAAATAATTGTTGGGCCTTAACTCCATGTTGACAAATGATGCTCCGGCCCCGTAGTCATCCATATTGACCCGTCCCAGGACCCAGGACCCGTCCCAGCGCCCATGACCCGTCCCAGCGTCCACGACCCTTTATCCCAGGACCCATCCCATGGTTGTCTACTATAGTGCATAACAAGTACAACTAATAACTTTCCTCTCCGCGAAtaagtacaatatatatatatatatatatatatatacatatatatatatatatatatatatatatatatatatacatatatatatatatatatatatatatatatatacattatatatatatatatatatatttatatatatatatatatatatatatatatatatatatatatatatatatatatatatatatatatatatatatattgtacttatatataacatatatgacCTTCGTTGCTTAGATTTTGTTAGTAATGTTTGTGTTTACCTAGGTATAGATTAGGTTATTTGACTAACTAGGTTGTTTGACTAGGATCTTAACTCACTTAGACCTAGGTGGTTAGGTTGTCAGGTGGTCTCAGGTGTAGAGTACCAGGCTGATAGTTTAACAGGActcaaagtcataatttgaatcaTATACAGGACGAGAGGAGTTAACTCTACAGGAGAGTGGATAGGTTTGTTTTGTACCTacatggaggggggagggggaggtggctAGAAGGCTTGGCTGCGTGAATATTCACTTGTGCACCAGTTCTGCGGCTAGATTGGGCTAGGCTAGGatagtaagttaggttaggttaggctcggtTAGGTTTATTTATTATAACAATGACGTATGGAGATACACACTTTTCCAGGATCTTAGATGGTATTGTCTTCGGAACACTGAAAAAATACCAATTTTGAGTTCTCTGCTACTCAGCACAGTACCAAAATCATGCCCGCCAGTCCTACCATCATGCCCGCTAGTCCTACCATCATGCCCGCTAGTCCTATCATCATGCCCGCTAGTCCTACCATCATGCCCGCTAGTCCTACCATCATGCCCGCTAGTCCTACCATCATGCCCGCTAGTCCTACCATCATGCCCGCTAGTCCTACCATCATGCCCGCCAGTCCTACCATCATGCCCGCTAGTCCTATCATCATGCCCGCTAGTCCTACCATCATGCCCGCTAGTCCTACCATCATGCCCGCTAGTCCTATCATCATGCCCGCTAGTCCTACCATCATGCCCGCTAGTCCTATCATCATGCCCGCTAGTCCTACCATCATGCCCGCTAGTCCTATCATCATGCCCGCTAGTCCTACCATCATGCCCGCTAGTCCTACCATCATGCCCGCTAGTCCTACCATCATGCCTACGTGCCCCCACCATTATGCCCTGCATGTTAGAGCATTATTCGGGCCTGGTGCAACACCATGGTCATCATTACCGTGACCCGCGGGGACTAATGCCTCCATATTGcactgtcaacacaacacaaTTACCCAGGCAGAGCCCATCActgctctccctcgctctccctcactccctctctcactctctcttcctctctcccccaatCTCCTCCTCTCACCTCTCTTCCCTCTGCCACCCTCTCCACCAACATCCTCCTCTCCCATCCTTCCCTCTCACAGAAAATTTAATATTACGGAAGAACTGCTAACAAAACAACTACAGAAAACATGTCCCTGATTTCAGACATCATGAAAATATCAGGGGGTCACTGAAGGAATATATTTTTCTTAAAGGCTGGCATTGGGACCAACCCCAGCTGGCCCATGGCACTTCCATACCCTCCATGTGGCATCTTGAATAGTTGGGTGAGGCTGCCTCAAAGAGCCGGACTTACTTTAGATAGAAAAACAGACGTTGTTTTTACATGTTGAACCTAATAGGCAgaacgcactacttggcctactgtgtaaggcccggtttgcctaataagccgagttttcctaaAATTTTATGTTTTTATACacaattttcttatgaaattataaagcttttCATTAATTATATACGtttaaatttatatttaatttgagttaaaacgtaGAAATACGACcaaacttacctaacctgacctatcataacctaaccaacactaagATAACTTTGcaagtaattcatgttcttaatataatataatattaattcaaataaaccaattggatttTTTGGTTAAGTAAAAAATTtactctgcctattaggcaaatcgggttttgcatactaggccaaataatgcattctggctattaggtacgacatatgtttatgtatatatatatatatatatatatatatatatatatatatatacatatatatatatatatatatatatatatatatatatatacacacaatagtGGGCTGTATTAATTAGAGTGAGGTGAGTGAGAGGCAGCATCATAGTTAAGGAGATAAGAGTAtgcggtcaccacctggtcccccgCTCACTACATAATAACCTGGTCACAACAACAACTTTATTGGATCTCAGACACTTGCCTGACGCTTGTACCAAGAGTCACTCCTGTTATTGGACTCGTCCGACAAGAGTCGCCGTGTTTGTGGAGGCGGTgaacaagagagaaagagaataagAGAACTTGACTGCTATTCTTCTCTTGCTCTTAACTCCACGTGAATGTTAGTGTTTGTAAACACTCTAGAGAGTCAGTGTTTGTTGTCAAACTTCTTTGGATTGTTACAATTGTTTTCTGGCGGGAGGCGCTGTGACGGCTCTGgtccaggtagagggcgctgtgaCGCCTCTCGTCCAGGTAGAGGGCACTGTGACGGTACTGgtccaggtagagggcgctgtgaCGGTACTGgtccaggtagagggcgctgtgaCGCCTCTCGTCCAGGTAGAGGGCACTGTGACGGTACTGgtccaggtagagggcgctgtgaCGCCTCTCGTCCAGGTAGAGGGCACTGTGACGGTACTGgtccaggtagagggcgctgtgaCGCCTCTCGTCCAGGTAGAGGGCACTGTGACGGTACTGgtccaggtagagggcgctgtgaCGCCTCTCGTCCAGGTAGAGGGCACTGTGACGGTACTGgtccaggtagagggcgctgtgaCGCCTCTCGTCCAGGTAGAGGGCACTGTGACGGTACTGGTCCAGGTAGAGGGCACTGTGACGGCGCTGGTCCAGGTAGAGGGCACTGTGACGGTGCTGGTCCTGGTAGAGGGCACTGTGACGGCTCTGGTTCAGGTAGAGGGCACTGTGACGGCTCTGgtccaggtagagggcgctgtgaCGGTGCTGGTCCAGGTAGAGGGCACTGTGACGGTGCTGGTCCAGGTAGAGGGCACTGTGACGGCGCTGGTCCAGGTAGAGGGCACTGTGACGGCGCTGGTCCAGGTAGAGGGCACTGTGACGGCGCTGGTCCAGGTAAAGGGCGCTGTGACGGTGCTGGTCCAGGTAGAGGGCACTGTGACGGTGCTGGTCCAGGTAGAGGGCACTGTGACGGCGCTGGTCCAGATAGAGGGCACTGTGACGGCGCTGgtccaggtagagggcgctgtgaCGGTGCTGGTCCAGGTAGAGGGCACTGTGACGGCCCTGGTCCAGGTAGAGAGCACTGTGACGGCGCTGGTCCAGGTAGAGGGCACTGTGACGGCGCTGGTCCAGGTAGAGGGCACTGTGACGGTGCTGGTCCAGGTAGAGAGCACTGTGACGGCCCTGgtccaggtagagggcgctgtgaCGGTGCTGgtccaggtagagggcgctgtgaCGGTGCTGGTCCAGGTAGAGGGCACTGTGACGGCGCTGGTCCAGGTAGAGGGCACTGTGACGGCGCTGGTCCAGGTAGAGGGCACTGTGACGGTGCTGGTCCAGGTAGAGGGCACTGTGACGGTGCTGGTCCAGGTAGAGAGCACTGTGACGGCGCTGGTCCAGGTAGAGGGCACTGTGACGGTGCTGGTCCAGGTAGAGAGCACTGTGACGGCCCTGgtccaggtagagggcgctgtgaCGGTGCTGgtccaggtagagggcgctgtgaCGGTGCTGGTCCAGGTAGAGGGCACTGTGACGGTGCTGgtccagg from the Procambarus clarkii isolate CNS0578487 chromosome 10, FALCON_Pclarkii_2.0, whole genome shotgun sequence genome contains:
- the LOC123773955 gene encoding uncharacterized protein; translation: MPASPTIMPASPTIMPASPIIMPASPTIMPASPTIMPASPTIMPASPTIMPASPTIMPASPTIMPASPIIMPASPTIMPASPTIMPASPIIMPASPTIMPASPIIMPASPTIMPASPIIMPASPTIMPASPTIMPASPTIMPTCPHHYALHVRALFGPGATPWSSLP